In a genomic window of Xylophilus rhododendri:
- a CDS encoding copper chaperone PCu(A)C, with the protein MNHRLTLIAALAAASSFAAQAHITLPPGGATAGSRYDAAFRVGHACAGSTATNAVTVQLPEGFKFESAVPRAGWTLSTSERSVAWKAESAQKALPTAERAEFIVRGTLTDQPGPLFFKVLQGCDAGSSDWAQLPAGSNEKQPLPAARLDVLPAGVAPVEVKDAWIRTAVKGQSGTGAFMKLQAPSGSRLIGASTPEAGLAEVHEMKMDGDVMRMRPLAQGLELPARQTVELKPGGYHLMLTQLRQALPAGTTVPVKLDFIDAEGRRSSAQLQLPVLAAPPASAGGHGTGPMADMPGMKH; encoded by the coding sequence ATGAACCATCGCCTCACGCTGATCGCGGCCCTCGCCGCCGCATCCTCCTTCGCCGCCCAGGCCCACATCACCCTGCCGCCGGGCGGCGCCACCGCCGGCAGCCGCTACGACGCAGCCTTCCGTGTCGGCCATGCCTGCGCCGGCAGCACGGCCACCAATGCCGTCACCGTGCAGCTGCCCGAGGGCTTCAAGTTCGAATCGGCCGTGCCCCGCGCCGGCTGGACGCTGAGCACCAGCGAGCGCAGCGTCGCCTGGAAGGCCGAGTCCGCCCAGAAGGCCCTGCCCACCGCCGAGCGCGCCGAATTCATCGTGCGCGGCACCCTCACCGACCAACCCGGCCCGCTGTTCTTCAAGGTGCTGCAGGGCTGCGATGCCGGCAGTTCCGACTGGGCCCAGCTGCCCGCGGGCAGCAACGAAAAGCAGCCCCTGCCTGCAGCCCGCCTCGACGTGCTGCCCGCCGGTGTCGCGCCGGTGGAAGTGAAGGACGCCTGGATCCGCACCGCCGTGAAAGGCCAGAGCGGCACCGGCGCCTTCATGAAGCTGCAGGCCCCGTCCGGCAGCCGCCTGATCGGCGCCAGCACGCCCGAAGCCGGCCTGGCCGAGGTGCACGAGATGAAGATGGACGGCGACGTGATGCGCATGCGCCCCCTGGCCCAGGGCCTGGAACTGCCGGCCCGGCAGACGGTGGAACTCAAGCCCGGCGGCTACCACCTGATGCTGACCCAGCTCAGGCAGGCCCTGCCGGCCGGCACCACCGTGCCGGTGAAGCTCGACTTCATCGACGCCGAAGGCCGCCGCAGCAGCGCCCAGCTGCAGCTGCCCGTGCTGGCCGCGCCGCCGGCCAGCGCTGGCGGCCATGGCACCGGCCCCATGGCGGACATGCCGGGCATGAAGCACTGA